A region from the Methanocaldococcus sp. genome encodes:
- a CDS encoding 50S ribosomal protein L24e yields MPEWKVCSFCGYEIEPGKGKMVVEKDGTVLYFCSSKCEKSYRMGRNPRKLKWTKVYQDMKAELKKAQAAKE; encoded by the coding sequence ATGCCAGAGTGGAAAGTTTGCAGTTTCTGTGGATATGAAATTGAGCCTGGAAAAGGAAAAATGGTTGTAGAAAAAGATGGAACAGTATTATATTTCTGCTCATCAAAGTGTGAGAAAAGTTATAGAATGGGAAGAAACCCAAGAAAATTAAAGTGGACTAAAGTATATCAAGATATGAAAGCTGAGTTAAAGAAAGCTCAAGCCGCAAAAGAGTAA
- a CDS encoding DNA cytosine methyltransferase — protein MKFIDLFCGCGGFSRGFVEEGFEPLVAIELDEDAAFSYALNFNGEIYEKVRDGEYRLKELKGYVGSYPFKFPFEDEDIKWLRRLGTLNEKTKKLKPIVINDDIREIHSLDIKKFCKNKKVDVIIGGPPCEGYTGANPKREKNPYDRLYKDETGRLVLEFIRIVGDLQPKIFVMENVPGIKEVRGEIIKEFREVGYEDVYFNILRAEDYGNPSVRRRVFVSNIEINPEKKEPKTVIEAIGDLMYKGRDIPNHEFAALPARFRKRVHKLGWGDAFIYFKGANRRLGNYIRLHPLKLSETVMGKRFFIHPYEDRLLTPREQARLMSYPDYHLFAGGIRSCYNQIGESVPVALSRAIAREIKNNL, from the coding sequence TTGAAATTTATAGACTTATTTTGTGGATGTGGGGGATTTTCAAGAGGTTTTGTAGAGGAAGGTTTTGAACCATTGGTGGCTATTGAATTAGATGAAGATGCCGCTTTTTCCTATGCATTAAACTTTAATGGAGAGATATATGAAAAAGTGAGAGATGGAGAATATAGATTAAAGGAATTAAAAGGCTATGTAGGAAGTTACCCATTCAAATTTCCTTTTGAAGATGAAGATATAAAGTGGTTAAGAAGATTGGGAACATTAAATGAGAAAACTAAAAAATTAAAGCCAATAGTTATTAACGATGACATTAGGGAGATACATTCCTTAGATATAAAAAAATTCTGTAAAAATAAAAAAGTAGATGTTATTATTGGAGGACCTCCTTGTGAAGGATATACAGGGGCTAATCCTAAGAGAGAAAAAAATCCCTATGATAGATTGTATAAAGATGAAACTGGAAGGTTAGTTTTAGAATTTATAAGGATAGTAGGAGATTTACAACCAAAAATATTTGTTATGGAAAATGTTCCTGGAATTAAAGAAGTTAGAGGAGAAATAATAAAGGAGTTTAGAGAAGTTGGCTATGAGGATGTATATTTCAATATCTTAAGAGCAGAAGATTATGGAAATCCATCTGTAAGAAGAAGAGTTTTTGTATCAAATATAGAAATTAATCCTGAAAAGAAAGAACCAAAAACTGTTATTGAGGCAATAGGAGATTTAATGTATAAAGGTAGAGACATCCCAAATCATGAATTTGCCGCTTTACCAGCAAGGTTTAGGAAGAGAGTTCATAAATTAGGTTGGGGAGATGCTTTTATATATTTCAAAGGGGCAAATAGAAGATTAGGTAATTATATAAGATTACATCCTCTTAAATTGTCTGAAACTGTTATGGGTAAGAGATTCTTTATCCATCCTTATGAAGATAGATTATTAACACCAAGAGAACAAGCGAGATTAATGAGTTATCCTGATTATCATCTATTTGCAGGAGGTATAAGAAGTTGCTATAATCAGATTGGAGAAAGTGTTCCTGTAGCTTTAAGTAGAGCTATAGCACGAGAAATTAAAAATAATTTATAA
- a CDS encoding iron ABC transporter permease produces the protein MLISFLLLSIFFLSILSITTGTIKIEPKKFYNYLVEGTTGNPIYDKIIKCRIPRALGAIFAGMGLAIAGLLMQSLFRNPLADPYLIGVSGGASLGVALYIFTSLLFKLGIPQSIWGFIISAYLGSLVSMFIVLALAKKVKQITTLLIVGLMIDYISSGLITIVIAFSNFLGVNNEVLASFLMWRYGSLNSLILKEAIIMSIFVVICCSITYLMSKYLDSYLLGEMYAKSVGVDIKKLRIFIILISCMITATVVACVGPIGFIGFMCPIVARLLCGTSKHIYVIPNAMLIGAVFLIISDILVRPGVVIPTTSKELPLMCPLSLIGAPIAIIIYLKIKKMGI, from the coding sequence TTGCTTATATCGTTTCTTTTATTATCAATATTTTTTTTATCAATACTAAGTATAACTACTGGAACTATTAAAATAGAGCCAAAAAAATTCTACAATTATTTAGTAGAGGGAACTACTGGAAATCCTATTTATGATAAAATTATAAAATGTAGAATACCAAGAGCTCTTGGAGCTATATTTGCAGGAATGGGATTGGCTATTGCAGGCTTGTTAATGCAAAGTTTATTTAGAAATCCACTTGCTGATCCCTATTTAATAGGAGTATCAGGTGGAGCTTCATTAGGAGTTGCTCTCTATATATTTACCTCATTGTTATTTAAACTTGGAATACCACAATCTATTTGGGGATTTATAATATCTGCATATTTAGGCTCACTAGTGTCTATGTTTATTGTTTTAGCCCTTGCAAAGAAGGTTAAACAAATTACTACGCTTTTAATTGTAGGTCTTATGATTGACTATATATCATCTGGGTTAATTACAATTGTCATTGCATTTAGTAATTTTCTTGGAGTTAATAATGAAGTTTTAGCAAGTTTTCTAATGTGGAGATATGGTTCTTTAAATTCATTAATTTTGAAGGAAGCAATAATTATGAGTATTTTTGTAGTTATATGTTGCTCTATAACCTATCTTATGTCAAAATACCTTGATTCTTACTTACTTGGAGAAATGTATGCAAAAAGTGTAGGAGTTGATATAAAAAAATTGAGAATTTTTATTATTCTAATATCTTGTATGATTACAGCAACTGTTGTAGCATGTGTAGGACCAATAGGATTTATTGGATTTATGTGTCCAATAGTTGCAAGATTGTTGTGTGGAACTTCAAAACATATCTATGTAATTCCAAATGCTATGTTAATTGGAGCAGTTTTTTTAATTATATCAGACATTCTCGTTAGGCCAGGAGTAGTAATACCAACAACGAGTAAAGAACTTCCTTTAATGTGTCCTTTATCACTAATTGGAGCCCCAATTGCCATAATAATTTACTTAAAAATAAAAAAGATGGGGATATAA
- a CDS encoding DHH family phosphoesterase, producing the protein MIVKCPICDGTGKKIVKYRICPVCEGTGYIDEFSPKRHIKRVSKRAKYDLDYGEIECPKCKGTGKVPIYAKCDFCGGSGKVVKCDRCGAIIGKYPDFKDRTLCDKCLKEEEERKKGLRNVYVFDELATFYDVEPGKFYKGVVTRIEKYGAFINLNDQVRGLLRPRDMISLKLEDLNVGDEIIVQAIDVRPEKREIDFKYIPLTTYDLVKYEKEIPISQIKDITKNLVEMRDQIVHIRGEVVQIVQTPGPTVFTITDGTDFTWVAALEIAGLRAHPEVKVGDIVDVIGRVTIREGRLQIERIKLVKLEGKEAEEIKKKIEAEIDKRAEPARDIKFLVKSEVLEKLRPKMADVAKRIRKAVLDGRPIIIRHHADTDGYCGGIALEKAILPIIDQFAIDVDAIWHFFKRRPSKAPFYELEDVTKDLVFSIEDSLKFGQKLPLIVLIDNGSTDEDIPAISKAKAYGIEVIVIDHHYPGEVVDGRVEVDDYVDAHVNPYLVGGDSNLTAGVLGTEIARMINPDVEDEIKHIPGIAVVGDHAKGNEVEEYVKIAIERLTELSKKYGKGREYDREYLEKISLCMDFEAFYLRFMDGKGIVDDILATNIKEFKRHEDLIEILYEQAIKMVERQMKAVIPALKTEFLENGIILNTLDVEKYAHKFTFPPPGKTTGFAHDYIVQKYGEDKPIITLSYGPDFGVVRATDAVHEKYNFNLNLIVEQLMEEIPEASLDGGGHECAGSLKFVEGLRNKVISRFIEIIRNMKPKE; encoded by the coding sequence ATGATAGTTAAATGCCCTATTTGTGATGGAACTGGTAAAAAAATAGTTAAATATAGAATATGTCCTGTATGTGAGGGAACTGGATACATAGATGAATTTTCTCCAAAAAGACATATAAAAAGAGTTTCTAAGAGAGCAAAATATGACTTAGATTATGGAGAAATAGAGTGTCCAAAGTGTAAAGGAACAGGAAAAGTTCCAATTTATGCAAAATGTGATTTTTGTGGAGGTAGTGGGAAGGTAGTTAAATGTGACAGATGTGGAGCAATAATTGGAAAGTATCCTGACTTTAAAGATAGAACTTTATGTGATAAATGTTTAAAAGAGGAGGAAGAAAGAAAGAAAGGATTAAGAAATGTTTATGTGTTTGATGAGTTAGCTACATTTTACGATGTAGAGCCGGGTAAGTTTTACAAAGGTGTTGTAACAAGAATTGAAAAGTATGGAGCATTTATTAACTTAAACGATCAAGTTAGAGGACTTTTAAGACCAAGAGACATGATAAGTTTAAAATTAGAGGATTTAAATGTTGGCGATGAGATTATTGTCCAAGCAATAGATGTTAGACCAGAAAAGAGAGAAATTGACTTTAAATATATCCCACTAACAACTTATGATTTAGTTAAATATGAAAAAGAGATTCCTATTTCTCAAATAAAAGATATAACCAAAAATTTAGTTGAAATGAGAGATCAAATAGTTCATATAAGAGGAGAAGTAGTCCAAATAGTTCAAACTCCTGGACCTACTGTATTTACTATAACTGATGGAACTGACTTTACGTGGGTGGCGGCATTAGAGATTGCTGGTTTAAGGGCTCATCCAGAAGTTAAAGTTGGGGATATAGTTGATGTTATAGGTAGGGTTACAATAAGGGAAGGTAGATTACAAATTGAAAGAATAAAACTTGTAAAATTAGAAGGTAAAGAGGCAGAAGAAATTAAGAAAAAAATAGAGGCAGAAATAGATAAAAGAGCAGAGCCAGCAAGAGATATAAAATTCTTAGTTAAAAGTGAGGTTTTAGAAAAATTAAGACCAAAAATGGCTGATGTTGCTAAAAGAATTAGAAAAGCAGTTTTAGATGGAAGACCAATAATTATTAGACATCACGCTGATACAGATGGTTACTGTGGAGGAATAGCCTTAGAGAAGGCAATACTGCCAATAATTGACCAATTCGCCATAGATGTCGATGCAATATGGCACTTCTTCAAAAGAAGACCTTCAAAAGCTCCATTCTATGAGTTAGAGGATGTAACAAAAGATTTAGTATTTTCCATAGAAGATTCATTAAAATTTGGGCAAAAATTACCTTTGATTGTGTTAATTGATAATGGAAGTACTGATGAGGATATTCCTGCTATATCAAAGGCAAAGGCTTACGGTATTGAAGTTATAGTTATTGATCACCACTACCCTGGAGAGGTTGTTGATGGTAGAGTAGAAGTTGATGACTATGTCGATGCTCATGTAAATCCTTACTTAGTTGGTGGAGATAGCAATTTAACAGCAGGAGTTTTAGGAACTGAGATAGCAAGGATGATTAATCCAGATGTTGAAGATGAAATAAAACATATTCCTGGAATAGCAGTTGTTGGAGATCACGCCAAAGGAAATGAAGTAGAGGAGTATGTAAAAATAGCAATTGAGAGATTGACTGAACTAAGTAAAAAGTATGGCAAAGGAAGAGAATATGATAGAGAATATTTAGAAAAAATATCCTTATGTATGGATTTTGAAGCATTTTATTTAAGATTTATGGATGGAAAGGGAATTGTTGATGATATATTGGCAACAAACATAAAAGAATTTAAGAGACACGAGGATTTAATTGAAATATTATATGAACAAGCAATAAAGATGGTTGAAAGACAGATGAAGGCAGTAATACCTGCATTAAAAACAGAGTTCTTAGAGAATGGAATTATATTAAATACCTTAGATGTTGAGAAATATGCCCACAAATTTACTTTCCCACCACCAGGAAAAACAACAGGATTTGCTCATGACTACATAGTTCAAAAGTATGGTGAAGACAAGCCAATTATAACATTATCCTATGGTCCTGACTTTGGAGTTGTTAGAGCAACAGACGCAGTTCATGAAAAATACAACTTTAATTTAAACTTAATAGTTGAGCAGTTAATGGAAGAGATTCCTGAAGCATCTTTAGATGGAGGAGGTCATGAGTGTGCAGGTAGTTTAAAATTTGTGGAGGGATTGAGAAATAAAGTAATTAGTAGATTTATAGAAATTATTAGAAATATGAAGCCAAAAGAGTAA
- a CDS encoding RecB-family nuclease has translation MFICLHNTYSAKQVEEFGRIAYGFDINTIVVTKATASAAQSGVPTLHKMAYKLGKNVLFFEELDDAIEVLRPEKVFLIGNKNICEEKLNFDEVGKNDLIVFCGASTGFTQLELEKGLGRYIVENEIGALGNLSIFLYEMSKRL, from the coding sequence ATGTTTATCTGCTTACATAATACATACAGTGCTAAGCAAGTAGAGGAGTTTGGTAGAATTGCATATGGGTTTGACATAAACACAATAGTTGTAACGAAGGCAACGGCTTCAGCGGCACAAAGTGGAGTTCCTACATTGCACAAGATGGCATATAAATTAGGTAAAAATGTTTTATTCTTTGAGGAGTTGGATGACGCTATAGAAGTTTTAAGACCAGAAAAAGTATTTTTAATAGGAAATAAAAATATTTGTGAAGAAAAACTAAATTTTGACGAAGTTGGAAAAAATGATTTAATTGTTTTCTGTGGAGCATCAACAGGATTTACGCAGTTAGAGTTAGAAAAAGGATTAGGAAGATATATTGTAGAAAATGAAATTGGAGCATTGGGGAATTTATCAATCTTTTTATATGAAATGAGTAAAAGACTTTAA